One segment of Platichthys flesus chromosome 15, fPlaFle2.1, whole genome shotgun sequence DNA contains the following:
- the vps26bl gene encoding vacuolar protein sorting-associated protein 26B-like produces MSFFGFGQSADIDIVLNDAETRKKAEHKSEDGRKDKYFLFFDGETVSGKVNVTLKYPGKRLEHNGIKIEFVGQIELYYDRGNHHEFVSLVKDLARPGELTQSQTFDFEFTHVEKPYESYTGQNVKLRYFLRATVSRRLNDISKELDIVVHTLSTYPELNSSIKMEVGIEDCLHIEFEYNKSKYHLKDVIVGKIYFLLVRIKIRHMEIDIIKRETTGTGPNVYHENDTIAKYEIMDGAPVRGESIPIRLFLAGYEMTPTMRDVNKKYSVRYYLNLVLIDEEERRYFKQQEITLWRKGDIVRKSMSHQAAIASQRFEGSSNPEKSQAQSYEEDES; encoded by the exons ATGAGCTTCTTCGGCTTCGGTCAGAGTGCGGACATCGACATAGTTCTGAATGACGCCGAGACGAGAAAGAAAGCGGAGCACAAGAGCGAGGACGGCAGGAAGGACAAGTATTTCCTCTTCTTCGACGGAGAGACGGTATCGGGCAAAGTCAACGTGACGCTCAAGTACCCCGGAAAGAGGCTGGAGCACAACGGCATCAAGATCGAGTTCGTGGGGCAGATAG AGCTGTACTATGACAGAGGAAACCACCATGAGTTTGTGTCCCTTGTGAAAGACTTGGCTCGGCCAGGGGAGCTAACGCAGTCGCAGACATTTGACTTCGAGTTCACACATGTGGAGAAGCCCTACGAGTCTTACACCGGTCAAAACGTCAAACTACG CTACTTCCTGAGGGCGACAGTCAGCCGCAGACTTAATGACATCAGCAAAGAGCTGGACATTGTGGTTCACACACTCAGCACCTACCCTGAGCTCAACTCCTCCATCAAGATGGAAGTGGGCATCGAGGACTGTCTCCACATAGAGtttgaatacaataaatcaAA GTATCACCTAAAAGATGTGATCGTAGGCAAGATTTACTTTCTCCTGGTGAGGATTAAGATCAGGCACATGGAGATTGATATCATCAAGCGGGAGACAACTGGCACAGGACCCAATGTCTACCACGAGAACGACACCATAGCAAAGTATGAAATCATGGATGGTGCCCCAGTCAGAG GAGAGTCCATCCCCATCAGACTGTTCCTGGCGGGCTACGAGATGACGCCCACCATGAGGGACGTTAACAAGAAGTACTCAGTGCGGTACTACCTCAACCTGGTGCTcattgatgaggaggagagacgctATTTCAAacagcag GAGATCACTCTGTGGAGGAAAGGTGACATCGTGAGGAAGAGTATGTCTCACCAAGCGGCCATCGCCTCGCAGCGCTTCGAGGGCTCCTCCAATCCAGAGAAGTCTCAGGCCCAAAGCTACGAAGAGGACGAAAGCTAA